The Chordicoccus furentiruminis DNA window CGTCCGTCGTCCTCCGTCCGCGCTTGAAATCGCCGTATGTCTGCACCATGATCCGCCCGCCGGCCAGCATATTCGACAGCCTTGCAATCGATTTCGCGTACTCGATCGGCGTGTGGAAAGGCTTCGTGAAGTTCTTTGACACGAGCAGCGCGAAATTGGTGTTTGTCGTCTTCATATCAGCGGACTTGTAGGCATGGCCGTTGACCACAGCCAGATTGTCGTCATAGTACTCGGTCGCCACCTCACCCGAGGGATTGGTGCAGAAGGTCCGCACCTTGTCGTCAAAAGTCGGGGTGTAGTAAATCAGCTTCGCCTCATACATGTTCCGGTTGAGCTCCTCGCAGACCTCATCCCTCACCTCGACGCGGACGCCGATATCCACCGTGCCGACACGGGTCTTCACGCCGTGCGCCTCGCAGATGTGGGCGAACCAGTCCGCCCCCTCGCGTCCCACAGCCGAAATCACGTTATCTGCCGTGTAGCGGCCGCCCTTGTCGGTGAGCACCTCCTTCACCACATTGTCCTCGATCACGATGTCGGACACCATGGTATTGAACTCCATCTCCACGCCGTTCTCCCTGAGGTCGTCCTCCAGACGGCTGTAGATCTTGTAGCCCTCCTCCGTGCCGAGATGGCGGATCGGGCATTCCACCAGCTTCAGATTCGCGTTTATCGCCCGGCGGCGGATCTCGCGGATCTCCTTCTCCTTTCCGACTCCGTAGACATTGGTGTCCGCGCCGAAGCGGAGATAGATCCGGTCCGATTCCTCAATCAGCTCCTTCGCCCTGTCATAGCCTAAAATGCTGGGCAGATTGCCTCCCACGTCCGGCGAGAGCGACAGTTTTCCGTCTGAAAATGCACCCGCCCCCGCGAAGCCCGTGGTGATCGAGCACGGCTTGCAGCCCACGCAAACGTTGGTTTTCCGCTTCGGGCAGACTCTTTTTTCAATCGAGCGGCCCTTCTCAATGATCAGGATCTTCATGTCCGGCCGCTGATGAATCAGCTCGTACGCGCAGAAGATCCCCGAAGGCCCCG harbors:
- a CDS encoding NAD(P)/FAD-dependent oxidoreductase gives rise to the protein MEAAAKHYDVLIIGAGPSGIFCAYELIHQRPDMKILIIEKGRSIEKRVCPKRKTNVCVGCKPCSITTGFAGAGAFSDGKLSLSPDVGGNLPSILGYDRAKELIEESDRIYLRFGADTNVYGVGKEKEIREIRRRAINANLKLVECPIRHLGTEEGYKIYSRLEDDLRENGVEMEFNTMVSDIVIEDNVVKEVLTDKGGRYTADNVISAVGREGADWFAHICEAHGVKTRVGTVDIGVRVEVRDEVCEELNRNMYEAKLIYYTPTFDDKVRTFCTNPSGEVATEYYDDNLAVVNGHAYKSADMKTTNTNFALLVSKNFTKPFHTPIEYAKSIARLSNMLAGGRIMVQTYGDFKRGRRTTDERMCRNNLIPTLKDAVPGDLSLVLPHRIMVDLDEMIQALDKVAPGIASDETLLYGVEEKFYSNRVVVDEHFRTSIGALRAVGDGAGITRGLQQASANGLSVAKSILSGH